One Bombus pyrosoma isolate SC7728 linkage group LG7, ASM1482585v1, whole genome shotgun sequence genomic window carries:
- the LOC122569221 gene encoding uncharacterized protein LOC122569221, translating into MPSFLGRFLGISRRTERLIMNILGLVNSTLDWSPIKWSNKLEQIWNLSLSQGTRIFDIIGEDTIKTVLSWIVITRIVIAHLYTFSYMINLYPILTSTQPNLLLPWLILSFFKNVVLEVIVIAVGLLLWYDKRFSLTIFFEFVLVKVVPLIIFSYVWYSNSCLFLEQCHMEKIRKLKRMRSDSNLIVGRLYIKLDDSKYRTRSLTTLLSCESYETHDTHDTISRIIDDPNLTPAQKTMRILGLTDQDVADARTRIKEREIHKKLTELEDNSLTSTTKNMSRYFFDKYDFNALKDLRKVKDEGTKEREDEVTTDERKDYETPIDERKQDEIVMTALVEVQVAIYGYKEDETTVMEGKEDELTTSEATEDKVTTDIILSNPSTSSMNVLLEQPLDNRSICSEKTNPSVEQRSSSGMKRVAANCLERSCAKQMKLYPSDRAEDSNQSDSLSRKQDSSQPNLSFSRHTRQSVEKSSSPVKLQALFNCNCIVDEDLYKGNAEEYCFTNGGTMATSTPNKSIGEGKMTRSAEKSDVDSSKSTIYHSCLDDVNDVDQSQNQKTETTTNNSLLLIRELLQNDLNILRDIKKDDQKLENGSLMLDDKPKQDILKISESESSVFRKLYVGQCNTSIGIQNLSDIVKDLSVTRNVVTNLETLRTVESDESGSKLKNENEILRIMVPTTAIDDDVSSAQRSSLSPGKPKKTKKNVLKVNAPEYSFGDANIPRFVKDSMKVFDGCYEKDFANNSELQCMLQQLEKKKWSIFPGQPNQNMSIPSTFLKQNDQHYPSSASQDLGIVDLPITHFDTTKRYEISASTSSKETGEHVASEIVPENMQFLDDDISVLSDIHKPGISSFTKDAHTQSDNDDHQDQPRTSNLSEKHRKMFLKRKCLKEQSRSVSPIVNLHERKIGSQNVVGKDHGKPPMRQKPTKLNDNQRKPAGLTKSVSDRSICECKTCQKDNKYPISTESNLDKRGENKRCTTKCKVETFGTIPFSQVVRPSMFDSMVYRRKPPVYPKKAKNEPPAQPDTSSVLNAKKTFKELLEPSKRPADKQSSHGSKKFKWKRRMESLEEQEAREMKALKAYNEVTLVKDKKELEAKKKLLSGRNLATAPESLKNRGYPRKNNLERYKKNIPRNVETTYNDCFNKENLLTDATTETEPLPNLPFMDNKTQFAAPARFFDVPHEKYSCSKLSNANKVTDKVLNNFGKSHAEQVKQDAKKSKQTLGETDTRKQYTKYSKPKKSMDEENVSIVSMKKLEGVQIGRDLERTPAKEDVRSRLEISAESSNMDRLAKLDSRDSQSRTNIAGSFVQSDHDKVTSTFVDGKDFGAQVGDLATLIKPTATQDVASSWSSSIIEQEEESYFQKRDDANTQTAQLEATTLKLENAKEKDETVPKTENHEGEVEPALEAENVEKEVVPVSETEVQPKKVEAILEVTNHEEEVEPTLETEDQRNETESILKAEDQKQKFGSILVTKDHQKEVKLVSETEDYQKHTIEADKEEEIKESAASDDSLAEHLPESIDDEKEILQTDGIVDEITDEIRRYSSEVSQNEPGITSRRIFTNLSNYTRNIDTNYVADGVILSNSNAPRENNTPVWDIVDEETIRKLYNMFSHRSVDSTFNLPGEIQTVDDILNNRQSESSIDDFIFQSGRYSTSLSMYEHTILATIRPLQTLEEEEDHAGSLYDLCITTMDQEGLPISFEVESMEDLEDEVEHPTNRLGLNDVVIQVTRFLRNLNIRGFNLENLSGVLEILPDPVDDDEDRIEFEIDEEDEEKDEEMEEWPIEDRRILKFIKEDCLRFIKEDIFTDMKFPIVVRLSDVIGDDLATSDEEPEELDVVLEQAEPSKINLFSLMDDKYEEGDDKIEETGTEEMEEEDEGEETTRSEYFKMLQKIRGTMFTTAFPSRPIVSVSDYNAAESMLNEERITTCSEDASLDEIVVKFMSNLKKYILKRSEQVQFRRQNLNQTYEILDKTDTEEEIKFEESIGSEEIEGSDKDEAVEQITTVEDVEEVDEKIMTKQNKVDVTYQITEEDILDTRVEEYGNVSWKEIDKADQNIQLIEFESEANEKMQISVPEETFERDEDESLEKLKSNKIDGNEETDFEVDGEGSVELKEKLSLYTIFTFLLAVSCFYLGYYYQKIFSFKQISTSTSTLKPFEIHATPTSTTPFFENSTLMKETKEEKYEETEQEENDSFERIVDLETIEISQFTKYDSELDLDSIVHRTLSDSLRTIDQDSLKEIENEVGESVSLRGRILENTELQEEAAEINSENVRVRSNSQIHSASRSTDTIGSASIRKLDIRTSEPPFIVEPNKLEEDSLELRLAEEEIETFKYREDDDSDSSKSLPTRDDEIKLLNEAQVNLYAKVVIEEKEEMLNAEELRTSSCGAKAKTSTSKIQKEDYEQSSKEEEEKEERSVVDQTDAEGIIFSKQEVEKSKASTEQNESSSSPQILETTDSFDSTYTRASETSRNATSAVDLNDSSMEEFVIASNESITSDKTSGCS; encoded by the exons ATGCCTAGCTTCCTCGGACGTTTCCTTGGTATTTCCAGACGAACCGAACGATTAATAATGAACATCTTGGGCTTG GTTAATAGCACACTAGATTGGAGTCCCATTAAATGGAGCAACAAGCTCGAACAAATTTGGAACTTGTCCTTATCGCAAGGAACACGTATTTTCGACATTATTGGCGAGGATACAATCAAAACTG TTCTATCATGGATCGTAATCACGCGAATCGTAATCGCCCACCTATACACGTTCTCCTATATGATCAACCTTTATCCCATATTAACATCAACGCAGCCGAACCTCCTCTTACCTTGGCTAATCCTTAGCTTTTTTAAAAACGTCGTGTTGGAAGTAATCGTGATAGCCGTTGGCCTTCTGCTTTGGTACGACAAGAGATTCTCCTTGactattttcttcgaattcgtCCTCGTAAAGGTTGTCCCTCTGA TCATTTTCAGCTACGTTTGGTATTCCAATTCCTGTCTGTTCCTGGAACAGTGTCACATGGAAAAGATACGAAAACTGAAGAGAATGAGAAGCGACTCGAACCTAATTGTCGGTCGTCTGTATATAAAGTTGGATGATTCGAAGTACAGGACGCGGTCTTTGACAACTTTGTTATCCTGCGAAAGCTACGAGACCCACGACACGCACGACACCATCTCGCGGATCATCGACGATCCCAATTTAACGCCAGCCCAGAAAACCATGAGGATTCTCGGGCTGACCGATCAAGACGTTGCCGATGCGCGTACCAGGATCAAAGAAAGggaaattcataaaaagttGACGGAATTGGAGGACAATTCGCTCACTAGCACCACCAAAAATATGTCTCGATACTTCTTCGATAAATACGATTTCAACGCGCTGAAAGATTTGCGCAAGGTGAAAGACGAAGGAACGAAGGAGCGCGAAGATGAAGTTACGACGGACGAACGTAAAGACTATGAAACTCCGATAGATGAACGCAAGCAGGATGAAATCGTAATGACTGCACTCGTGGAGGTGCAAGTCGCGATATATGGATACAAGGAGGATGAAACTACTGTGATGGAAGGTAAGGAGGACGAGCTGACGACGAGTGAAGCTACGGAGGATAAAGTTACGACGGATATCATTTTG AGCAATCCATCCACGTCTTCGATGAACGTCCTTCTCGAACAGCCGCTAGATAATCGATCTATATGTTCGGAGAAGACAAATCCATCGGTGGAGCAACGAAGTTCATCTGGAATGAAGAGAGTAGCAGCAAACTGCTTGGAAAGGAGTTGCGCGAAGCAAATGAAACTGTACCCATCGGATCGTGCGGAGGACTCGAATCAGAGTGACTCTTTATCGAGAAAACAGGACTCGTCTCAGCCGAATCTCTCCTTTTCGAGACACACGAGACAAAGCGTAGAGAAAAGTAGCAGCCCTGTGAAACTGCAAGCTCTGTTCAACTGCAATTGCATCGTGGATGAGGATTTGTACAAAGGGAACGCAGAGGAGTATTGTTTTACGAACGGTGGCACGATGGCGACTTCCACGCCTAACAAAAGTATCGGCGAGGGCAAGATGACGAGAAGCGCGGAGAAGAGCGACGTTGATAGCTCGAAAAGTACGATCTATCACTCGTGCTTGGACGACGTCAACGACGTTGATCAGAGTCAGAATCAAAAGACGGAAACTACGACGAATAACAGTTTACTTTTGATACGGGAATTGTTACAAAATGATCTGAACATATTAAGGGATATTAAGAAGGACGACCAAAAGTTGGAGAATGGAAGTTTGATGTTAGACGATAAACCCAAGCAggatattttaaagatttcgGAAAGCGAATCGAGCGTCTTTCGGAAATTGTACGTAGGACAGTGTAACACGTCTATTGGCATTCAAAATTTATCGGACATTGTGAAAGATTTGAGCGTGACCCGGAACGTGGTGACCAATTTGGAAACCTTGAGGACCGTCGAATCTGATGAAAGTGGAAGCAAAttgaagaatgaaaatgaaatattaaggATTATGGTTCCTACGACCGCCATCGACGACG ACGTAAGTTCCGCGCAGAGGAGCAGCTTGAGCCCTGGCAAGCCGAAGAAAAccaagaaaaatgtattaaaagtaaatgCACCTGAATATTCATTCGGCGACGCTAATATTCCAAGGTTCGTCAAAGACTCCATGAAGGTTTTCGACGGCTGTTATGAAAAGGACTTCGCCAATAACTCGGAGCTGCAGTGTATGCTTCAGCAAttggagaagaagaaatggaGTATATTCCCTGGTCAGCCTAACCAAAACATGTCAATACCATCTACTTTCTTAAAACAAAACGATCAACATTATCCATCGTCGGCGTCGCAAGATTTGGGAATCGTTGATTTACCTATTACTCATTTCGACACGACGAAGAG ATACGAGATCTCAGCATCCACCTCCTCCAAGGAAACCGGCGAACATGTCGCTTCTGAAATCGTACCGGAGAACATGCAATTCCTTGACGATGACATTTCCGTATTAAGCGATATTCATAAGCCTGGTATCTCAAGCTTCACGAAGGACGCCCACACGCAAAGTGACAACGACGACCATCAAGATCAGCCAAGAACCTCGAATCTCAGTGAGAAACACAGGAAGATGTTCTTAAAACGTAAATGCCTGAAAGAACAATCGAGAAGCGTTTCTCCGATCGTAAATCTTCACGAACGTAAGATCGGATCGCAGAACGTGGTTGGAAAAGACCATGGCAAGCCTCCTATGCGTCAAAAACCGACGAAACTTAACGACAACCAGAGGAAACCAGCTGGCTTAACGAAATCTGTATCCGACAGAAGTATCTGCGAATGTAAAACGTGCCAGAAGGACAACAAATACCCGATTTCGACAGAATCGAATTTGGACAAGAGGGGCGAGAACAAGAGATGCACAACGAAATGCAAAGTAGAGACTTTCGGCACGATTCCTTTCTCACAGGTTGTGCGTCCATCGATGTTCGATTCGATGGTCTATCGCAGAAAACCTCCGGTGTACCCTAAAAAAGCCAAGAACGAGCCTCCTGCGCAGCCAGACACCTCTAGTGTCCTTAATGCGAAGAAGACGTTTAAGGAACTTTTGGAACCATCCAAGAGGCCAGCTGATAAGCAATCAAGCCACGGTTCGAAGAAATTCAAATGGAAGAGAAGAATGGAGTCGCTAGAAGAACAGGAAGCTCGGGAAATGAAGGCTCTGAAAGCATACAACGAAGTCACGTTGGTGAAGGACAAGAAGGAATTGGAAGCTAAGAAGAAGCTGCTTTCAGGAAGAAACTTGGCCACGGCTCCTGAAAGCCTAAAGAATCGAGGTTATCCGAGGAAGAACAACCTGGAacgttataagaaaaatattcctcgAAACGTGGAAACGACGTACAACGACTGCTTCAACAAAGAGAACTTGTTAACAGACGCAACCACGGAAACGGAACCACTGCCGAATCTTCCATTTATGGACAATAAAACGCAATTCGCCGCACCTGCAAGATTCTTCGATGTTCCGCATGAAAAATACTCCTGTTCGAAGTTGTCCAATGCTAATAAGGTCACGGACAAGGTGTTGAATAACTTTGGTAAATCGCATGCTGAACAGGTGAAGCAGGACGCGAAGAAGAGCAAGCAGACCCTTGGTGAGACGGACACTAGGAAgcaatatacaaaatacagtAAACCGAAGAAGTCGATGGACGAGGAAAACGTTTCGATAGTTTCGATGAAGAAGTTGGAAGGTGTGCAAATAGGTCGCGATTTGGAGAGGACACCTGCTAAAGAGGATGTCAGGAGTCGCTTAGAAATTTCTGCAGAGTCTTCAAACATGGATCGATTGGCTAAGCTTGATTCTCGCGACTCTCAAAGTCGTACGAATATCGCCGGATCTTTCGTTCAGAGCGATCACGACAAAGTGACCTCGACTTTTGTGGATGGCAAAGACTTTGGTGCGCAAGTTGGAGACTTAGCGACGTTGATTAAGCCTACGGCAACTCAAGACGTTGCATCGTCGTGGTCTTCCAGCATCATCGAGCAAGAGGAAGAATCATATTTTCAGAAGCGAG ATGATGCGAACACTCAGACGGCCCAACTCGAAGCAACGACGCTCAAACTCGAGAATGCTAAAGAGAAAGATGAGACGGTGCCGAAAACCGAAAATCACGAAGGGGAAGTGGAACCGGCATTAGAAGCTGAGAATGTGGAGAAAGAAGTAGTGCCAGTATCGGAAACGGAGGTCCAGCCAAAGAAAGTTGAAGCAATATTGGAAGTAACGAACCACGAAGAGGAAGTTGAACCAACGTTAGAAACGGAAGACCAGCGAAATGAAACTGAGTCGATACTGAAAGCTGAAGACCAAAAACAGAAATTTGGATCGATATTAGTAACGAAGGACCACCAAAAGGAAGTTAAACTAGTATCAGAGACAGAGGACTATCAAAAACACACGATCGAAGcagataaagaagaagaaatcaaagaaTCTGCAGCCTCGGACGATAGTCTTGCAGAACATCTTCCAGAATCTATCGAtgacgaaaaagaaattcttcaaacCGATGGAATAGTCGATGAAATAACCGACGAAATTCGAAGGTATAGCTCCGAAGTATCACAGAACGAACCTGGAATAACTTCAAGAAGAATATTCacgaatttatcgaattacacAAGGAACATCGACACGAATTACGTGGCTGACGGCGTCATTCTAAGTAATTCGAACGCCCCGAGAGAAAACAATACTCCTGTATGGGACATCGTAGACGAAGAGACCATCAGAAAGCTGTACAACATGTTTTCCCATCGATCCGTAGACTCCACTTTCAATCTGCCCGGAGAAATTCAAACGGTGGACgacattttaaataacagaCAGTCAGAGTCATCGATagacgattttatttttcaatcggGTAGATATTCGACGAGTCTTTCTATGTACGAGCATACCATTTTAGCTACCATTCGACCACTTCAAACTttagaagaggaagaagatcACGCAGGTTCTCTTTACGATCTATGTATCACTACCATGGATCAAGAAGGTTTGCCTATCAGTTTCGAGGTGGAGTCTATGGAAGATCTTGAGGACGAAGTCGAACATCCAACCAATAGACTTGGGTTAAACGATGTTGTAATCCAAGTGACTCGGTTCCTGAGGAATTTGAACATCCGTGGATTCAATCTGGAAAACCTTTCCGGCGTACTGGAGATTCTTCCCGACCCAGTGGACGATGACGAGGATCGGATAGAGTTCGAGATCGACGAAGAGGACGAAGAAAAGGATGAAGAGATGGAAGAATGGCCGATAGAGGacagaagaatattaaaattcattaaagaGGATTGTTTAAGATTCATCAAGGAAGATATTTTCACGGATATGAAGTTTCCCATTGTAGTCAGATTAAGCGACGTGATAGGTGACGATTTGGCTACCTCTGACGAAGAGCCGGAGGAACTTGACGTAGTGCTTGAACAGGCAGAACcgagtaaaataaatttgttctcTTTAATGGATGACAAATACGAAGAAGGTGATgataaaatcgaagaaactGGTACGGAGGAAATGGAGGAAGAGGACGAAGGTGAAGAAACGACGAGAAGCGAATATTTCAAGATGTTGCAGAAGATTCGAGGAACGATGTTTACAACAGCGTTTCCCTCAAGGCCAATCGTGAGCGTCAGCGACTACAATGCTGCTGAAAGTATgttaaacgaagaaaggatAACTACTTGTTCGGAGGATGCATCTTTAGACGAGATCGTCGTGAAATTTATGAGCAATTTGAAGAAATACATACTGAAACGTTCGGAACAGGTGCAATTCCGCAGACAAAATTTAAACCAAACCTACGAAATATTGGACAAGACTGACACGGAAGAAGAAAtcaaatttgaagaaagtatCGGCAGCGAGGAGATCGAAGGAAGCGACAAAGACGAAGCGGTTGAACAAATTACTACGGTCGAAGATGTCGAAGAGGTCGACGAAAAGATAAtgacaaaacaaaacaaagtAGATGTTACGTATCAAATTACCGAAGAAGACATTCTAGATACAAGAGTCGAGGAATATGGAAATGTAAGTTGGAAAGAAATCGACAAGGCCGATCAGAATATTCAACTGATTGAATTCGAGAGCGAAGCAAATGAAAAGATGCAAATATCGGTTCCggaagaaacgttcgaacgcGACGAAGACGAGTCTCTTGAAAAActaaaatcgaataaaatcgaTGGGAACGAAGAGACAGATTTTGAAGTTGATGGAGAGGGAAGCGTAGAGCTGAAGGAAAAGTTATCCTTATACACCATCTTCACATTTCTGCTGGCCGTCTCCTGTTTTTATCTTGGATACTACTACCAGAAGATCTTCtcgtttaaacaaatttcaacgTCCACGTCGACTTTGAAACCTTTCGAGATTCACGCAACACCAACTTCAACGACCCCgttctttgaaaattcgaCGCTGATgaaggaaacgaaggaagaaaaatatgaagaaacgGAACAGGAGGAAAATGACTCGTTCGAGAGAATCGTCGATCTTGAAACGATAGAAATCTCTCAATTCACCAAATACGATTCGGAATTAGATTTGGACTCGATTGTCCATAGAACACTCTCGGATAGCTTGAGAACTATAGACCAGGatagtttgaaagaaattgaaaacgaGGTTGGAGAATCTGTGTCGCTAAGGGGacgaattttagaaaatacagaattGCAAGAAGAAGCAGCGGAAATTAATTCTGAAAATGTCCGAGTACGTTCAAATTCACAAATACACTCGGCTTCCCGATCGACTGACACGATTGGGAGTGCCAGCATTAGGAAGCTCGATATTCGTACGAGTGAACCTCCGTTCATCGTTGAACCGAATAAACTTGAAGAAGATTCGTTAGAATTGCGTCTGGCGGAAGAAGAAATCGAGACCTTCAAATACAGAGAAGACGATGACTCCGATTCATCAAAGTCTCTACCAACGCGTGACGATGAAATCAAATTACTCAACGAGGCACAGGTGAATCTATACGCAAAGGTagtaatagaagaaaaagaagaaatgttaaaTGCGGAGGAACTTCGAACGAGCAGCTGTGGAGCAAAGGCGAAAACATCTACTTCCAAAATTCAGAAAGAAGATTACGAGCAGTCGAGcaaggaggaagaggaaaaggaagaacgcTCTGTGGTTGATCAAACAGATGCCGAAGGGATCATTTTTTCGAAACAAGAGGTCGAGAAAAGTAAGGCGTCTACGGAACAAAACGAGTCCTCGAGTTCGCCTCAAATTTTGGAAACGACCGACAGTTTCGATTCCACGTACACGAGAGCTTCCGAAACGTCGAGGAACGCCACCTCTGCGGTAGATCTCAATGATTCCTCGATGGAAGAGTTCGTAATCGCATCGAACGAATCGATTACATCAGACAAAACGAGCGGATGCAGTTGA